Below is a genomic region from Leptospiraceae bacterium.
ATACAAAAGTATACATTTTTCGATTGACTATTAATAAGCCACTACTATAAGCTCCTCGATTAGAGCCATACGCCAAACACAAAAATAAATAGTGTGACTCTGAAAAGGGAAAAGTTGAGTTAATCACCAGAGCAAGATCACGCTCTAACCATATCTTTACAAATCCCTTTTATTAGTTGACGATTGCAGTAATTGATTAAGAATAGTTTAACATCGAACTAATTTAATTCATTCCTGGAATCGCCAAAAAGACGATTCTAATTTAAAGCACTCCTTCAAAAGAGTCTTTATCCCATTGCAAATGAGAACTCAGGGTTTGGTCGCTCTGAGTTTTCGCATTTCTACACTGAGCACTAAACAAAACTACTACACTAAAAATTATGCTTGCCATTTCTGACATAATTAATACGTTATATTCAAGGCACGGATTTATGCCTTATGACTCGACCAAATAAAGTCATTAGCAATGGGAGCAAGACTAATCAAAATTAGCCTACTCCATAAAAATTTATTCACAATAGGAAGGTAGGCTATGTATTCAGAAATTTTAACCAAAAGTAAATCCTTAAAAAATCATACATTGCCACAAAAAGGATGTATGCAAATCAATTAACAGTTCAAATTAAAACAGAAAATAAAACTCTATTGGATATCCCACTAGAGCAAACTAACCGCCCCGATTGTATCGTCAATGGAACATTCACACCACCACTAGACGATATGTATGCAGTGATTAAATTTGTAGACGGTAGTGCAATTCGATTGCCAATTATACAAAACAAATCTGCATCATACATCGGTAGTATTAACGGATTAAAATACACGGTGTTAATCGTTATTATCCGCGGATCTACTGAATCGAAATACCGTATTAGTGCTTATACGAGTGTTAGTCAAATACAGGCGGTTGCATAATGAGACAACTACAAAACAACGTAAATGACAAAGCGGAACTATTTCAACTTATAGATCCATTCGATAGTAATTTATCATTAATCCCATATCGTAAAGCTTTACCTGATTACATAGAGGACACGAAACATATTCGACCGTTCGATCTATTATACAATGATTACGAACTTGTATTTTTACTTGCACCATACGGTAGCGGAAAGACAAATTTAATTCAATCCAATATGCAACTAATCAAAGATGCTGGGCATCCTGTTTTTATTTTTACACCGCGTATAGTTCTAAATTACAATATGTCGGAAAGGCTAGAGATAGAAACCCATTACGCGATTAACGCCGCAGGATTGCAAGACTCTAGAACGGATAGAATTTTGACAATAGAGTCTTTACCTAATACGGATACATCTATTTTTGAGGATTCATTTATATTTATAGATGAGGCTAAAACACTTTTAAAGAATATATTTGCTGGGTATAATAGAAATAATCTTAGACCGATTCTAGAGGACTTAAGAACTATTATCCGCAGTTCAAGACAAGTAGTTTTTGCCGATGCAAATTTCACTTTGTCAGAAATGGAACTATTTAGAGAATTGGCAGGGATAGAAAAAACAGAATATGAAGTCGGCAAGAAAATTCTCATACATGTAAACGATTATAAGAATAACAGGGATTTTTATTTAGTGAATGAGCCTACTCAATTCAGGAATAAATTTTTATCCACTGCTAAGAAGGGGGCAACTATCTATTTGCCAACTGACAGTATATCGGAATCAAAAAAATACTTTGAGCTATGTCAGAAATTCAATATTAAAGCACTTCTCTTGAATTCTGAGACAAGCGAAAAACTAAATAAAGAACTTGCTAGAATTGACGAATACATAGTTGAAAATAAATTTCAAGTAGTGATATTTTCTCCAAGCGGATTTGTCGGCATATCTCTAGACAAGGCAAAATTCGATTTTATCTTTGCTCACTTTACGACCGCGTCTTGTAGCTGGGATCAACTAGAACAGGGATTGCATAGACCGCGTGATTTTAATATCCCTATCGTAATGTATGTAAAAAATGGGATTGCAAAAATAAAACATGAAACCGATTGGAAAACTATTTATTCTAATTTCTTGGATAAAGAAAATTTCTTGTTTCAACTCACCTTTAGAACTAATAGAACACGGGAAATAGAAAATGAATTTATACCGTATGTCGAATACATGGCACGTAATCAGGCGGAAAAAAATAAAGTGTTAAACATCGGAGTCAAAAAACAAATTGTAGATTCTATGATTAGAAGAGGAGCGATTTTAAAAGATATGAAAAACTTTGATAATACGCCGATTGAATTTGAAAAAATAAATAGTGAGCGATTGGCGGATATTCTAGCAATCGAAATTATTTCTAAGGATAAATTCCAAACGATTCAGAGGAAAAATAAACTAGATAGGGAGTATACGGAATCCTTGCAGGCGGAAAAATATCTAATAGCCGATGCATTACAAACAACCTCGAATGAGATTGTAAATAGAGCTATTGAGCTGACAGGGGAAACCGAAAAGATAATCTATTTCAGCCGCGTATGTCGGATGATTCAAGATCCAGACAAGGCTAGTGAGGAAATTCAAAAGTATCAAACGGAGAAACGACCGGCTTTTCTAGCAACTGATTTTACAGTTAAGGATTACCACTTATCAATTCTGTTATCGGATATTCTAAAAGAACTAGGAGAAACATTCACAGATATAAACCTAATTGATATTTTCAGCAAACCAGAAATTAAAAAATCTTTAAAATTCTATGGTCAGGATTTAACGGAAAAAATCAAATCGACTATTTACGATTCTAAGGACTTGGAGAAAATCATCTCTTATTATGGCAGCGAGGGTTTAATGGATCTAGAAATCAACTCTATGGGATTGCACCTGTATAACGAGCTAAAATCCGCTGGGTATGATTGGCAGAAATTAGAGTGGTGACTATATTCAAAAACCTCTTAAAGAATTCAGGTATGAAATTAATCGAAGTAGATAGAGATAAGACGACACGTAAACGGATCTATAAAGTCGATATGGCATTCTTTGAACTGGTAAATTTACCCACTAGCAATTCAACTCTTAAGGAAAATATACTTGTTAGTGGGCACGGATCTATATAAAGACCGATTTTGCAAGCTAGGAGCAAACCCTTGACCGATGAACTAGAACGCTGTATAAAGCAATCTAAGAGGTTTAGAGCGAAATTATAGAGAGTCTAAATAAATATGAAAAACAGCCAAAAAACAGCCGTAAAGAATCCCATTCCCGGGAACAAACCTTTCAAGCCAGGGCAAAGTGGCAATCCTTCCGGTCGACCGAAAGGCACATTGAACAGATCTACAATTTTCAAAAGGTGGGGTGAACTTGAAATGAATTCAGTCAATCCCGTAACAGGCAAAAAAGAAATGCTATCTATAGATGATACACTAGCACTCAATTTAATTAAAGCAGGTCAAGAGGGTAATGTTCAAGCAATCAAAGAATATTTTGATAGTAGATTTGGTAAAATAAAAGACTCTCTTGAATTGGAGCAAGTGGACAAATATAAAGAACTCTCTAATGAAGAACTCGACAAAGAAGGCGCTGAAAGATTTGGCTTAGAGCGATGGCAAGCAATGAAAAAAGTTATGTATGATAAATGAGAAAAACAACCGAAAAGCAAGAACGCAAATTAAGAAATGGCAATCCTTCCGGACATGGATTTCAAAAAGGTAAATCTGGCAATCCCACCGGCAGAGCCAAGAAATATATTACTACTGTCACCGACAAAACAGGATACCGAAATTCAGAGATTCAAGACTGTATCAAATCAATGTTACGAATGACCATTGACGAAATATCGGAGATCCAAAAATCAAAAGATGCACCTGTATTAGAAAAAATAATTGCAAGTGGGATACAGAGCGATATTGGCAAAGGTGAACTAAAAAATTTAGAAACATTAATGAATCGGAGTTACGGCAAACCAAAAGAATCGATTGAACTAGATGCAAGTGGCAACCTTGGATTAACTCCCGAACTTGAAGCGGCCGCAAAAATCTTGCATGAAAGAAATATGCAGCAACTCACAAAAGATGAACTTTATAAAGAAGCTGAAAAAATGGGATTGGATGTAAGCAATTTATTTGATAAATGAGCCGCGCCCGTGGATGAAACCCTAAAGACTTGTTTACCCTTCTAAGCTAAAATATATTATACCTTTACTTTTCAGCTAATGACCTAACCAGAAAAATAAAACCTAACTTGTATAAATTATCTTGCAATAAATGAAAGTGTATAGATAATTGTAATTATAGAAAGTAGAAAAAGGTAAGGTTTATTTATATGAAGTCATTAGCACGCAACGAAATTATGAAGTAGCTTTCAATCAATTCCTGAAAATGAATTCTCTCTATGAAAACGATATTCAAAACATAGAGCCGAAAAAATTAGCTGACCTAATTGATAAAACTTTCGAGAATCACAACGGGAAAGGCAATACTAAACTAACAAAAATTTCTTCCGTGAAAAGTTACATTGAAACCCATTATAAAATTGAGATACCTAAAAGCCTGGTCAGAAAAGATTACTCCCGGGATGTTCTAAAAAAGACAAATAAGAAGTTAGTCACTTATGAAGAAATGGATTTACTCATTAAACACTTTGAAACTTTGCATAATGAATCGGATACACTAGACAAGATCACTACTCTAAGAAATCTAATTATGATTAAACTCTTGGCAGGTACTGGACAAAGGATAAGCGACATTCTCAATCTGAGTATTGAGACTGCAAAGAAAACCTTGCTCCATATTAAACAGATTAAAACTGGAAAAGATGTAACAATAGAAAATCCTTGCTTACCCGAAATTTTAAAATATATCGCAGTTACGAAATTGAGTGATTCAGATTTTCTTTTTGCAAGTGGCCTAACTAGAAAACCGTTATCATACCAACAGGCAGAAAATATCATCCGTTATGAATCCAAGTCAGTATTTAAAAAATCTATTTCTAGCCACTACTTCCGGTCTTATGTTGTAAGTCGTCTTATAGCACTTGGCAATCACCCTAACGACATTATGGCTGTCACTGGACATGCAGATACTCGAATGGTTGACTATTATAATAAAACCCCGGGTAAGATCATCGGACTTACTAAGTTATTAATGGCAGGTTAAGCAGAATGAAAACAACCAGTAAATCACTATCCAAGAGTAAATCAAATACGCCCGTGAATGCGTATTTCAAACTAAATGGAGTAATAAATATATGATTGAAACCAAACGAACCAAACCAAAGAAAAAGAATATCGTTGTCAGTCTCATTAAAGCACTCTCTGAAAAATCTGCTAAGGAATTTCAAGACGACATTAGCACCGGCAAACTTTACGATGAACTAAAACCCGGGAAAGAAAAGAAATAAATAAAAGTATTGACGCGTAAATACGAATAAATACGATAATAGGAGTATGGAGAATGTCGAAAATGAAAATGACAATTAGTATTGAAGAACAAACAAAACAGAAAGCAGAGGAGCTTGCAAGATTGACTGGATACTCACAGAGTCAAATTATAGAATTGCTTTTAAATGGAGCAAGTGAAAGCGAAATTGTAGCACTATATAAAAAGAGTATCAAAGGTAAATAGGATGACAATCACAAAAGATGACAGAGAAGAAATCAAAGCTATCGAAAAGAAATTTAATAACGGTAGTATGATCACCCATTCAGAAAAATGTATCTTGGCAGATTGGTATGAATTGATTTTAATTCAAAAAGAGCAAGATGTAAAAAGTATCCAAAATGAAATGACTGAGTATAAATCTAAATTGGATAAGCTAAGATAAATGTATCATTAAGCGAAAATAATAGAACTCTCTGATTGGTAACTTTCGACGGACACCAACCAGAAAGACAGCATTAACTGTATGATGATTTTGTGAGACTATCACTCATAGGTCAAGCAATTCTTATACAGTTAGTTTTTACAAATTAACAATATAGGAGTGACCGACATATGGCACAATCTACAATAAACAAACCAACTAATGGATTTCATCTTGCCGATGGAATAAAGAATATTTTCTCTAGTGACAAATCACAAGACAAGTCAAGAGAAGAGTACATTTTAAAACCCACTGAGATCACCCCACCAGAGCAAGAAACTTTTGAAGAAAGCATCGACCGACAAAAACAGGAAATTGACCGACTTGAAAAAACAGTAGATGTCGAAGTTGCAAAAATTCAGACAAAGAAAATTGCTAAGATCAGAAAGAACAAGGCGAAAAGAAAAACATTCTCGGAATGGGTAACAATCGCAAAGACAAAATTCTCTGAATCGTTCGAGAAACATAAAAGCCTTTTTGTAATTGAGATTCTTTTATTTTTTGCATCTATATTTTTTCATGCAAAGTCTTTTGAAGTGTTCTTAGGAATTTTCTTAAATGGTAGCTATTCAATAGTAATTGCAACGTTAGCTTTACTAATTGCAATCGGTCTTGAAACATTGGCAGTAGCTTTATATTCTGAATACAAAGACGCGCTTGCAAACTCAATTTATTTTGTGAGTCTATCCACAATAATTTTCATGGGAGTTTATCAATTTTCGCAAGGTCAATCGGTAACGATAGCCGCGTGGAGAACTGGACTTGGAAGTATAATGTTAATCGGTTTATATGTTACCGCCCGGGCAATTAGAGAGATGGATTTTTGGGGAAGTCGTAAAAACTTTAATGAATTGCCGGCAGTATACAGAAAAGAAATTAACAACCTACTAGAAAAAATATTAACAGAACACAAAAACGGAAATGAATCATACAGGGGAAATTTTCGCGATCTTTGTAAAGTGTATAATTTAAAATCTGCATCACTCGAAAAACTACTCGTGAGAAAATCCATGAGAGAAAAAAAATATATAGCAGAGTTGCCCGCCCGTAGACGTGACAAAAATAAAATTGCTAGAACGAAAAAAGCAGAGTTACCAACTCAGAATTTTACAGAACCGGACATAGACAAATTTGCAAATAGAACAGAAGAAATTAAGTCTAGAATCCAAGTGGTATTAAACTAATGTTATTCACTCTGATATTATTTTTCTTCATTGGATTTTTAATTGCCTACAAGCTCGATGTAGGCTGAAAAAAACACCAATGAGAAACACCAAACTAAAACTATTAACGGCCTGTATTTTACAGGCTTTTTCGTGTGTGCTTGTCCGTGTGCTTGCGTCTACAATAGCAAGATTTGACGTTTTTTGTCTTTTTCAGAAATCTATTTTGCAAGAAATATTTTTTCATTTCAAGAATTTACTTTTTCAGTGCAAGATTTTCTTCTGCAGAGCAAGGCAAGCGACATACAACCAATTAATTACAAGGGAGCGTGAAACTATGAACATACTACAATCAATTTTAAATCTATTTGGAAGACGTGAAACAAAGAGACAAGGCAAATATTCTTATGAGTCAAGGCAGGAATTAAAAGCAAAGCAAGATAAGATTTTGAAAGAGATTAATAAGGAAACTGGAAAGACAAATTTCAAAAAAATTAGAAATGACATTCTTTTGAAAGATAACATGGAAGGTAAGCTATG
It encodes:
- a CDS encoding DEAD/DEAH box helicase family protein codes for the protein MRQLQNNVNDKAELFQLIDPFDSNLSLIPYRKALPDYIEDTKHIRPFDLLYNDYELVFLLAPYGSGKTNLIQSNMQLIKDAGHPVFIFTPRIVLNYNMSERLEIETHYAINAAGLQDSRTDRILTIESLPNTDTSIFEDSFIFIDEAKTLLKNIFAGYNRNNLRPILEDLRTIIRSSRQVVFADANFTLSEMELFRELAGIEKTEYEVGKKILIHVNDYKNNRDFYLVNEPTQFRNKFLSTAKKGATIYLPTDSISESKKYFELCQKFNIKALLLNSETSEKLNKELARIDEYIVENKFQVVIFSPSGFVGISLDKAKFDFIFAHFTTASCSWDQLEQGLHRPRDFNIPIVMYVKNGIAKIKHETDWKTIYSNFLDKENFLFQLTFRTNRTREIENEFIPYVEYMARNQAEKNKVLNIGVKKQIVDSMIRRGAILKDMKNFDNTPIEFEKINSERLADILAIEIISKDKFQTIQRKNKLDREYTESLQAEKYLIADALQTTSNEIVNRAIELTGETEKIIYFSRVCRMIQDPDKASEEIQKYQTEKRPAFLATDFTVKDYHLSILLSDILKELGETFTDINLIDIFSKPEIKKSLKFYGQDLTEKIKSTIYDSKDLEKIISYYGSEGLMDLEINSMGLHLYNELKSAGYDWQKLEW
- a CDS encoding site-specific integrase: MNSLYENDIQNIEPKKLADLIDKTFENHNGKGNTKLTKISSVKSYIETHYKIEIPKSLVRKDYSRDVLKKTNKKLVTYEEMDLLIKHFETLHNESDTLDKITTLRNLIMIKLLAGTGQRISDILNLSIETAKKTLLHIKQIKTGKDVTIENPCLPEILKYIAVTKLSDSDFLFASGLTRKPLSYQQAENIIRYESKSVFKKSISSHYFRSYVVSRLIALGNHPNDIMAVTGHADTRMVDYYNKTPGKIIGLTKLLMAG